The Cryobacterium sp. SO1 genomic sequence CCAGCGGCCGCGAAGCCCTGAACCTGGCAGACCGCACTGGCCGTCCGCGTGGCGACCTGCACCGGCTCTTCGAACGCATTCGCGGGGAAGCCGCCGCCGTCGACGCCCAGTTGATCCTGTTGTCCAGCGAGCGAGACGCCAGGGCGCTCGCGGACGCCCTCCCCACTGCCGGGGTCCGCGTCGAGCAGATCCACACCCTGGTGCGCCGGCTGCGTACCGCCGTGTCCACGGGCCTCATCGGAGCCACTGATGACGCGTTGACCGGGCTGACCGCCGACGTGGACCGTGAGGTCGCCGCCCTGGACGCCGGCGTGCGCGAGCTGCACGCCCTGAATGCCGATAGTCCCCTCCCCGGACGGAGCGCACCATGACCTTCTCCTCCCGCTTGCGCGTCATCTTCCGCAGCAAGGCGTCCCGCACCCTGGACCGGCTGGAGGACCCCCGCGAAGCCCTCGACGACAGCTACGAGCAGCTGGTGCGGATGCTGCAGGAGGTCAGGGTGGGCCTGGCCGAAGTGGCGACGGCGAAGAAGCGCATCGAGTTACAGGGCGAGGAGATGGGTGCCCGCCATCAGCGACTGGCCGACCAGGCGAACGAGGCCCTGAACCAGGGCCGGGAGGACCTCGCCAGGACCGCCCTTGAGCGGCGCTCCCTCCTCGAGGGCCAGGTGGCCTCGCTTCGGGACCAGTACACCACTCTGCAGAAGCAACAGGCCCAGTTGCAGGACAACGAACGGCGCCTGGCCGAGCGGGTTGCCGCGTTCCGCACCGAGAAGGAGAGCATCAAGGCCAGCTATGCCGCTTCCGAGGCGCAGGTGAAGGCCAACGAGGCCGCGGCCGGCCTGGGGTCTCAGATGAGTGATGTCGGCGTCACCCTGGAGCGGGCCAAGGACCGGATCATGCAGATGCAGGCCCGCGCCGCCGCCACCGACGATCTTCTGGCCAGCGGCGCCCTGAGCGACCTCACCGCTCCACCGGATGCCGATCTCACCCGGCAGTTGTCGTCCGGAACGACCGCGGCCGAGGTCGACCGGCAGTTGCGGGCGTTGAAAGAAGCCAGGGCGGCCCGGTCCGGCCGACCGGCCGGGTCTGGCGGCAGCGAACCGGAGGACTGGCTGCGCATCGGCGACGGCCCGCAGTCCCCCTGACGGTTCGGCCGGATCCGTCGCTGTGCGGGCCCGGATGCCGGCGGACTTTCGGCCCGTGAACCGACCGGGAAATTCGTCGAGAATTCTGAAGCGTTCCCCACC encodes the following:
- a CDS encoding PspA/IM30 family protein, coding for MTFSSRLRVIFRSKASRTLDRLEDPREALDDSYEQLVRMLQEVRVGLAEVATAKKRIELQGEEMGARHQRLADQANEALNQGREDLARTALERRSLLEGQVASLRDQYTTLQKQQAQLQDNERRLAERVAAFRTEKESIKASYAASEAQVKANEAAAGLGSQMSDVGVTLERAKDRIMQMQARAAATDDLLASGALSDLTAPPDADLTRQLSSGTTAAEVDRQLRALKEARAARSGRPAGSGGSEPEDWLRIGDGPQSP